GCTGCCTGCTCTCGATTTTTTCTCGTTGGCCCGGAGGGCTCCCTGGAGGCGTTCCGGGTGCAGCCTACACCAGTCGACCGGGCCGCGTTAAGCGCGACCGGCTTGGAATGGGGGCGCCATTTCGGCTATCAACCTTGCGACAAAAACTGCCCGGAGGAACTGATGCTCGCCCCCACTCCCGCCTCGCCCGAATCCGTCGGCATGTCCAAAGCTGCGCTCGACCGCGTCGATGCGCATCTGAAGAACCGGTACATCGATGCCGGCCGCTTCCCGGGCACGCATCTCCTTGTCTACCGTCGCGGCAAGGTCGCGCACAGCTCGGTCCAGGGTTTTGCCGACGTCGAGCGCAAGGTGCCGGTCAAGGACGACACTATCTACCGCATCTATTCCATGACCAAGCCGCTCACCAGCGTCGCCTTCATGATGCTGGTCGAGGAAGGCCTCGTCGCGATCGACGAGCCCGTCGCCAAGTACATTCCGGAGTGGAAGGATCTCGGCGTGTTCGTCGCCGGCACCTCGCCGGCCTTCCTGACCCGGCCGCCGACCCGCCCAATGCTGATCGTGGACCTCCTGCGCCACACCTCCGGTCTCACCTACGGTTTCCAGCAGCGCTCCAATGTCGATGCCGCCTACCGAACCGAGAAGATCGGCGAGGTGGAGAAATCCGGCACGCTGCAAACGATGATCGAGGGGCTGGCAAAGATTCCGCTGGAGTTCTCACCCGGAGAAGCCTGGAACTATTCGGTGTCAACCGATGTGCTCGGCTACCTCATCGGCAAGATCTCCGGCGTGCCGTTCGAGCAATTCCTGAAGCAGCGCATCCTCGATCCGCTGGGCATGACCGACACCGATTTCCACGTGCCGGCCTCCAAGGCGCATCGCTTCGCCGCCTGCTACTCGGCCGATCCGGGTGGCGGCATGACCTTCCATGCCGGCCAGCGCCGCGAGGGCCTGACGCTCCAGGATGATCCGACGACGAGCTCGTTCCTCCTCCCGCCCTCCTTCATCTCCGGCGGCGGCGGGCTGTGCTCGACGGTCGCCGACTATCTCACTGTCTGCCGCGCGCTGCTCAACGGCGGCGAGCTCGGCGGCGTCAGGCTGATCGGACCGAAGACGTTGGCGTTGATGACGACCAACCACATTCCGGGCGGCCGCGCGCTGCCGGAAGTATCGCGCTCGCTGTTTTCCGAGGCGACCTACAATGGCATCGGCTTCGGTCTCGGCTTCGCCGTGACCATGCGCCCGGCCGAGACGCTGATCGCCGGCAGCCCCGGCGAATACAATTGGGGCGGCGCGGCCACCACGTCATTCTGGATCGACCCGGCCGAGGAGCTGATCGCGATCTTCATGACACAGGTGCTGCCGTCGAGCGCCTATCCGATCCGGCGAGAGCTGCGCAGCATGGTCTATGCCGCGATCACGGAGAGCAATCTGTAGTTCGCAAAACCCTGCAGCAACGGGCTTGCGCGATCACTCGTGAGAGCTCGTTGTCGATCGCTCGGTGCATATCACCAGTCAGACAGATGCCGCCGAACACCAGCACGGCCGGCACGGCCCGCAGTTTGATTTGCTCCTCCTCCAGTCGCCGGGTCTTTCGACCCGGCGAATTCTTGAACGGGAAAAAGCGCCAGTTTGTTCCTCGTCTGGGGAACGTCGCTCAACGTGAGTTGTTGATGCGGCACTTACTCGTTTTGAGGAGAACGATATGAAAAAGCTGTTCCTGCTTTCCGCCGCCGCGGTTTTGATCTCGACCGGCGCGATCGCGCAAACCACCGTGACGACGACGACCGGAACCGGTCACGCCGCGGTTCAGATCGAGCCGCAATACCGCACCAAGATCAAAAGCTACATCACCGAGCACCGCGTGCGACCGGTCGTGACCAAGGAAAAGATCATCGTCGGCGCGACGGT
The DNA window shown above is from Bradyrhizobium sp. CB1650 and carries:
- a CDS encoding DUF1236 domain-containing protein; translation: MKKLFLLSAAAVLISTGAIAQTTVTTTTGTGHAAVQIEPQYRTKIKSYITEHRVRPVVTKEKIIVGATVPSDVELEAVPSDWGPSLTQYRYVYSGERVMLVDPGTRTVVQEID
- a CDS encoding serine hydrolase yields the protein MLAPTPASPESVGMSKAALDRVDAHLKNRYIDAGRFPGTHLLVYRRGKVAHSSVQGFADVERKVPVKDDTIYRIYSMTKPLTSVAFMMLVEEGLVAIDEPVAKYIPEWKDLGVFVAGTSPAFLTRPPTRPMLIVDLLRHTSGLTYGFQQRSNVDAAYRTEKIGEVEKSGTLQTMIEGLAKIPLEFSPGEAWNYSVSTDVLGYLIGKISGVPFEQFLKQRILDPLGMTDTDFHVPASKAHRFAACYSADPGGGMTFHAGQRREGLTLQDDPTTSSFLLPPSFISGGGGLCSTVADYLTVCRALLNGGELGGVRLIGPKTLALMTTNHIPGGRALPEVSRSLFSEATYNGIGFGLGFAVTMRPAETLIAGSPGEYNWGGAATTSFWIDPAEELIAIFMTQVLPSSAYPIRRELRSMVYAAITESNL